The Salvelinus alpinus chromosome 28, SLU_Salpinus.1, whole genome shotgun sequence genome includes a window with the following:
- the LOC139557510 gene encoding protein FAM110A-like, with protein sequence MPVETLQPGLRQPVAVRAAAAGTPNRLLMPNRRLLQPRTLEAAEPRQSAVERLAAAKAKYVKNQVALFKQQPIKVPPPIMRKPLMSPALRPTRKAQLPRPDFNQQGSSPLDLKHLSNLINGVGEPETPPTSPTMDPVESSQAPDCPTTNSPCPSPTSAGAGSGAAESIQTLCPEWSTPVKVRVNASGPLSPTGSPTAVTIRRVDVIPQPHHTTPVRTPLRAQQQMRVPLQPMALHPHTQIHNAMSPLRLFHPRTTYAPGPASPKPVPAPPPQNHTPNRTSQSSPVQLPANPPILPPSPSVTCLSSGSSRKRPSLNRSKSDMSDRYSRASTELERFFNLCGLDTSEMQVLKGPGSDIASLAQFRSASAPGSECAGQEGEEEGGAAEPAPYGVSVIERNARVIKWLYGIRTSKDSARSTNM encoded by the coding sequence ATGCCTGTGGAGACCCTCCAGCCTGGCCTGAGACAGCCGGTGGCAGTGAGGGCTGCTGCTGCTGGAACGCCCAACCGCCTTCTCATGCCCAACCGCCGCCTCCTCCAACCAAGAACATTGGAAGCAGCTGAGCCCAGGCAGAGTGCAGTGGAGAGACTGGCAGCAGCCAAGGCTAAATATGTCAAGAACCAGGTGGCCCTCTTTAAGCAACAGCCAATCAAAGTGCCTCCACCTATCATGCGCAAGCCTCTGATGTCCCCTGCCCTGCGGCCCACCCGTAAGGCCCAACTGCCTCGCCCTGACTTCAACCAGCAAGGGAGTTCCCCACTGGACCTGAAGCACCTGAGTAACCTGATCAACGGGGTGGGTGAGCCTGAAACTCCCCCTACCTCCCCAACCATGGACCCAGTGGAGAGTAGTCAGGCCCCTGACTGCCCCACTACCaactctccctgtccctctccaacCTCTGCTGGGGCTGGGTCAGGGGCTGCTGAGAGTATCCAGACCCTCTGTCCTGAGTGGTCCACCCCAGTCAAAGTAAGGGTAAATGCCTCTGGCCCACTAAGTCCTACAGGGTCTCCTACTGCAGTGACCATACGTAGAGTGGACGTCATACCccaaccccaccacaccacaccagtgAGGACGCCCCTTAGAGCACAGCAGCAGATGCGCGTCCCATTGCAGCCCATGGCTCTGCATCCACACACCCAGATCCACAACGCAATGTCACCTCTGCGTCTCTTCCACCCCCGAACTACCTATGCACCAGGCCCTGCGTCTCCTAAACCTGTCCCAGCCCCTCCACCACAAAACCACACCCCAAACCGCACCTCCCAGTCTAGCCCCGTCCAGCTCCCAGCCAACCCCCCCATACTCCCGCCCTCCCCGTCGGTCACCTGCTTATCGTCCGGTAGTTCCAGGAAACGTCCCTCTCTGAACCGCTCCAAATCTGACATGAGTGACCGTTACTCCCGGGCCAGTACTGAGCTGGAGCGCTTCTTCAACCTGTGTGGTTTGGACACTTCGGAGATGCAGGTGCTGAAGGGGCCAGGCTCAGACATCGCCTCCCTTGCACAGTTCCGCAGTGCCAGTGCTCCTGGGTCAGAGTGTGCAGGCCAGGAGGGTGAAGAGGAAGGTGGGGCTGCAGAGCCGGCACCCTATGGCGTCTCAGTAATTGAGAGGAACGCCAGAGTTATCAAGTGGCTTTATGGTATCCGCACATCCAAGGATAGTGCCAGGAGCACCAACATGTAG